From a region of the Miscanthus floridulus cultivar M001 unplaced genomic scaffold, ASM1932011v1 os_1181_2_3, whole genome shotgun sequence genome:
- the LOC136533762 gene encoding bisdemethoxycurcumin synthase-like, translating into MGSAPATVREMRRAQRADGPAAVLGIGTANPPTCLAQDEYPDYYFRVTNSEHLTDLKGKLTRICNKSGIKQRFIHLDEELLAANPDFKDRTLPSLDARVEIASTAVPELAASAAAKAIAEWGRPATDITHLIFSTYSGARAPSADRRLASLLGLSPTVSRTMLNLHGCYGGGRSLQLAKELAENNRGARVLVACSEITLIAFYGPEGGCPDNILGQALFGDGAGAVIVGADPVSPVERPLFEMAFASQTTIPETEDAISMQINKGGMEYHISNQVPRLLGCNVERCLVDAFGALGIHNANWNNLFWAIHPGGRAILDHIEGVLGLDDGKLAASRHVLSEFGNMSGTTVIFVLDELRRRLGQAANQEEGQAPEWGVMMAFGPGITIETMVLHAPAAEGN; encoded by the coding sequence ATGGGCAGCGCACCCGCCACGGTCCGCGAGATGAGGCGTGCCCAGCGCGCCGATGGGCCGGCAGCCGTGCTAGGCATCGGCACGGCGAACCCGCCGACGTGCTTGGCCCAGGACGAGTACCCCGACTACTACTTCCGCGTCACAAACAGCGAGCACCTCACCGACCTCAAGGGCAAGCTCACCAGGATATGTAACAAGTCGGGCATCAAGCAGCGCTTCATCCACCTGGACGAGGAGCTCCTCGCCGCGAACCCGGACTTCAAGGACCGCACGCTGCCGTCCCTGGACGCCCGTGTGGAGATCGCCTCCACCGCCGTCCCGGAGCTGGCCGCGTCCGCGGCGGCCAAGGCCATCGCCGAGTGGGGCCGCCCAGCCACCGACATCACCCACCTCATCTTCAGCACCTACTCCGGCGCGCGGGCCCCGAGCGCCGACCGCCGCCTCGCGTCGCTGCTGGGCCTCAGCCCCACGGTCTCCCGCACCATGCTCAACCTCCACGGCTGCTACGGCGGGGGCAGGTCGCTCCAGCTCGCCAAGGAGCTCGCGGAGAACAACCGTGGCGCGCGCGTCCTCGTGGCGTGCTCCGAGATCACGCTCATCGCCTTCTACGGGCCGGAAGGCGGCTGCCCCGACAACATCCTTGGCCAGGCTCTGTTCGGCGACGGCGCCGGTGCCGTCATCGTCGGCGCCGACCCCGTCAGCCCCGTGGAGCGCCCGCTGTTCGAGATGGCCTTCGCCTCGCAGACCACGATACCGGAAACCGAGGATGCCATCTCCATGCAGATCAACAAGGGCGGCATGGAGTACCACATCTCCAACCAGGTTCCCCGGTTGCTGGGATGCAACGTCGAACGCTGCCTGGTCGATGCGTTTGGCGCGCTTGGCATCCATAATGCCAATTGGAACAACCTCTTCTGGGCGATCCATCCTGGCGGCCGTGCCATCCTGGACCACATCGAGGGAGTGCTCGGCCTGGACGACGGCAAGCTGGCGGCCAGTCGCCATGTGCTCAGCGAGTTCGGCAACATGAGTGGCACAACGGTGATCTTCGTGCTCGATGAGCTGCGCCGCCGTCTGGGTCAGGCGGCCAACCAGGAGGAAGGCCAAGCGCCGGAGTGGGGAGTCATGATGGCGTTTGGACCGGGAATCACCATCGAGACCATGGTGCTGCATGCCCCTGCCGCGGAGGGAAATtag